One part of the Moorena sp. SIOASIH genome encodes these proteins:
- a CDS encoding thioesterase domain-containing protein — protein sequence MGVRDNFFDLGGHSLLAVRLMAEIEKQFGKNLSLAALFQGATLEQLGILLRQKTDTHSWSGLVAIQPQGSQPPFFCMPGSGGNVVYFHQLARHLGNDQPFYALQPPSLDGVSEPFSSVEEVAAYYLQAIQTLQPSGPYFLGGHSFGVLVAFEMAQQLQQKGETVALLALFDLPARLPGSTPQQLDWDDTRWLTNIAQILEMLSGKNRLLRIWSAKILVEKLKILINEKNNDKITRLTRNCSRRQPRN from the coding sequence ATCGGAGTCCGAGACAACTTCTTTGACTTGGGTGGTCATTCTCTGTTAGCAGTGCGTCTGATGGCTGAGATTGAGAAACAATTTGGCAAAAATCTATCTTTAGCCGCCCTTTTCCAAGGCGCTACCCTAGAACAGTTAGGGATTCTACTGCGCCAAAAAACTGATACTCACTCTTGGTCTGGCTTAGTTGCCATTCAACCCCAAGGTTCCCAGCCACCGTTCTTCTGTATGCCTGGTTCCGGTGGCAATGTGGTCTACTTCCACCAACTCGCCCGTCATCTGGGAAATGACCAACCTTTTTACGCCTTACAACCCCCCAGCTTAGATGGGGTGTCGGAACCCTTTAGTAGTGTTGAAGAGGTAGCCGCTTACTACCTCCAAGCCATCCAAACCCTTCAACCCTCTGGTCCGTACTTCCTGGGCGGTCACTCCTTTGGGGTTCTGGTTGCTTTTGAAATGGCACAACAGCTACAACAGAAGGGAGAAACAGTCGCCCTACTCGCCCTATTTGACCTTCCCGCCCGACTTCCTGGTAGCACCCCACAACAGCTAGATTGGGATGATACCCGATGGTTGACCAATATTGCCCAGATCCTCGAAATGTTATCTGGGAAAAATCGGCTCTTGCGTATTTGGTCTGCTAAAATATTAGTTGAAAAGCTAAAAATACTCATCAATGAAAAGAATAATGACAAAATTACTAGGCTTACCAGGAATTGTAGTAGAAGACAGCCAAGAAATTGA
- a CDS encoding transposase family protein, protein MTKLLGLPGIVVEDSQEIDNTIILKVKRIEKKAVCPRCGQRSHRLHQNKYHLVKDLPWSGQQVILKVNRRQFKCENCQKPFSEKLDFVG, encoded by the coding sequence ATGACAAAATTACTAGGCTTACCAGGAATTGTAGTAGAAGACAGCCAAGAAATTGATAACACGATAATATTAAAAGTCAAGAGGATAGAAAAAAAAGCAGTTTGTCCACGCTGCGGACAAAGAAGCCACAGACTACATCAAAATAAATATCATTTAGTGAAAGATTTACCCTGGAGCGGTCAACAGGTAATTTTGAAAGTGAATAGAAGACAGTTTAAGTGCGAAAATTGTCAAAAACCGTTTAGTGAGAAGTTAGATTTTGTAGGATAA
- a CDS encoding transposase: MVTWGEKVLNQIEEVSIDMTGNYKLLVKKLCPNAEVTIDRFHVTKMVHEELNQARIDQKKTAKTLQLKEKSKLFRSIK, translated from the coding sequence ATGGTGACATGGGGAGAAAAAGTTTTAAATCAAATAGAAGAAGTGAGTATAGATATGACAGGAAATTATAAATTATTGGTGAAAAAGCTCTGTCCAAATGCCGAGGTAACAATAGATAGATTTCATGTAACGAAAATGGTTCATGAAGAATTAAATCAGGCAAGAATAGACCAAAAAAAGACAGCAAAAACATTGCAATTAAAAGAAAAATCGAAATTATTTAGGAGTATAAAATGA
- the asnB gene encoding asparagine synthase B, which translates to MCGIVGFFGSNLPGFEDALSILAHRGPDGTSSICQENYALGHNRLAIIDVEGGQQPLYDPQSKLYAIANGEIYNHQQWRDRLQGNYNFSTNSDTEILLPLYQKFGTQMPQKIRGMFSFILASDQEFFVARDRLGIKPLYYAQSEEGLFFASEIKALIEHGEQIKEFPPGHYYHSNEGLQPYYDFPEIDVFLEDVEVILEKIRQGLSQSVRRRLMSDVPVGVFLSGGLDSSIIAALMKRELSELHSFSTGFANSPDLKAARLVAEYLGTIHHEYIYSEAEMLSVLPEVIYHFESYDAAWLRSCVPTYLLSNLASQYVKVVLGGDASDELFAGYSYLADYNDAKTLNQELVSRIKGLHNLNLQKLDRLTMAHGLEARVPFLDIDFVEMALSIEPTLKLYQSFGIEKWLLRKAFEDYLPPEIVWRDKMEFAHGCSSSKVLAARAEATISDEDFDRARFRGDPIKSKEELLYYRIFEQYFPQPYAVNLVGKWERTFH; encoded by the coding sequence ATGTGTGGAATAGTTGGATTTTTTGGCTCAAATTTACCTGGCTTTGAAGACGCATTGTCAATCTTAGCTCATCGCGGACCGGATGGTACCAGTAGCATTTGCCAGGAAAACTATGCTTTAGGACATAATCGTCTTGCCATTATTGATGTAGAAGGAGGACAGCAACCATTATACGATCCGCAGAGCAAATTATACGCTATTGCTAACGGAGAAATTTATAACCATCAACAATGGCGCGATCGCTTGCAGGGAAACTACAACTTCTCAACCAACAGCGATACGGAAATTCTGCTACCGCTCTACCAAAAGTTTGGCACTCAGATGCCTCAAAAAATCAGGGGTATGTTTAGCTTTATCTTGGCTAGCGATCAGGAATTCTTTGTCGCTCGCGATCGCTTAGGCATTAAACCTTTATACTATGCTCAAAGTGAAGAAGGTTTATTTTTTGCTTCGGAAATCAAAGCTTTAATAGAGCATGGTGAACAAATTAAAGAGTTTCCTCCAGGACATTATTACCATTCTAATGAGGGTTTACAACCCTACTACGATTTTCCCGAAATCGATGTGTTTTTAGAAGATGTAGAGGTGATTTTAGAAAAAATTCGCCAAGGACTTTCTCAAAGTGTCCGCAGGCGTTTAATGTCTGACGTTCCTGTAGGAGTATTTCTCAGTGGAGGACTTGATTCTAGCATTATTGCGGCCTTAATGAAGCGAGAACTGTCAGAACTACATTCTTTTTCCACCGGATTTGCTAACTCTCCAGATCTGAAAGCAGCAAGATTAGTAGCAGAATATTTAGGAACAATTCATCACGAATATATTTACTCAGAAGCAGAAATGCTTTCTGTTCTACCCGAGGTAATTTACCACTTTGAATCCTATGATGCCGCTTGGTTAAGAAGTTGCGTACCTACCTACTTGCTATCTAATCTTGCTAGCCAATATGTCAAAGTAGTTCTAGGAGGAGACGCATCAGATGAGTTGTTTGCTGGCTATAGTTATCTAGCTGATTACAATGATGCCAAGACCTTAAATCAAGAATTGGTATCTCGGATTAAAGGATTACATAATCTCAACTTGCAAAAATTAGACAGACTGACAATGGCTCATGGTTTAGAAGCAAGAGTTCCTTTTCTAGATATAGACTTTGTGGAAATGGCACTGAGTATAGAGCCAACCCTCAAGCTTTACCAGAGCTTTGGCATTGAAAAATGGTTGCTCCGTAAAGCTTTTGAAGACTATTTACCCCCAGAAATAGTTTGGCGAGACAAGATGGAATTTGCTCATGGTTGTTCTTCCTCTAAAGTTTTAGCAGCTCGCGCTGAGGCTACCATTTCTGACGAAGATTTCGATCGGGCACGCTTTCGGGGAGACCCCATAAAAAGTAAGGAGGAATTACTCTACTACAGGATTTTTGAGCAGTATTTTCCTCAGCCTTATGCCGTCAATTTAGTTGGCAAGTGGGAGCGAACTTTCCATTAA
- a CDS encoding ureidoglycolate lyase, with product MQEKMAAKVNYYDVPLKRLNSQNALGLGVVFTDFENAKIELCKWPTSGKRPLISKGGYGTVIEEEFRVYWKGSTLYSAGHQNARGGAAGKIISEPESNSKYLLVNWLSAHLDAGEAFMPKNGEPSIYLLAPPKEDVKPEDFVALYSDGSCGISIDPGVWHTNPISLSEKEVFYQRKQGSIYATIDCFLTKEHNTWLKIPLGQPQDG from the coding sequence ATGCAAGAAAAAATGGCGGCGAAAGTCAATTACTATGATGTTCCCTTAAAAAGGTTGAATTCCCAAAATGCTCTGGGATTAGGGGTTGTATTCACGGATTTTGAAAATGCGAAAATAGAGTTATGCAAATGGCCTACTTCAGGAAAACGACCTTTAATTTCCAAGGGGGGTTACGGTACTGTTATTGAAGAGGAGTTCAGAGTCTATTGGAAGGGGTCAACCCTATATTCTGCCGGTCATCAGAATGCTCGCGGTGGTGCAGCGGGTAAGATTATATCCGAACCAGAAAGTAACTCTAAATATCTTCTGGTCAACTGGCTGAGTGCCCATCTAGATGCAGGAGAAGCGTTTATGCCTAAAAATGGTGAACCGAGCATATATCTGTTAGCTCCTCCTAAAGAGGATGTCAAACCGGAAGACTTTGTAGCTCTTTATTCAGATGGTAGTTGTGGCATCTCAATAGATCCTGGAGTCTGGCACACAAATCCAATATCACTTTCAGAAAAAGAAGTTTTTTATCAGAGGAAACAAGGGAGTATTTATGCAACAATCGATTGTTTCTTAACCAAAGAGCATAATACTTGGTTAAAAATTCCCCTAGGTCAACCGCAAGACGGTTAA
- a CDS encoding transposase, with protein sequence MLKLTYQFKLIPSPEQVAIIEDILAVTRKVWNYALRERKDWINSRKCSVNCCSLQQEYIIPADVPYPNYNRQAANLTKAKKTNPELKRVNAQVLQQVLKTLERAFNNMKNMGYGFPRFKNKYRMRSFVFPQFKSNPISNEYIKLPQIGLVQMRLSRPIPEGFKLKQVRVVRRASGYFAMLSLQSPVSIPDTPASGHPLGIDVGLDKFLATSDGELIERPKFLTKLHGELRLLQRRLKLKVKGSANRHKLNQKIARVHQKISDTRKDFHFKLAHHLCDQAGMIFVEDLDFRTWAKGMLGKHTLDAGFGQFFNILAWVCWKRGVYFGKVDYRYTSQICPNCGAHTGKKDLSLRLHKCLECGYEAHRDVAAAKVICTRGVTGVCAVGQIVDQIDCGDGLTGASNGLVKNLRNSKPKS encoded by the coding sequence ATGCTGAAACTAACCTACCAGTTCAAACTAATCCCCTCTCCTGAGCAGGTCGCCATCATCGAAGATATATTGGCCGTCACAAGAAAAGTGTGGAATTATGCACTACGAGAGCGAAAAGATTGGATCAATAGTAGGAAGTGTTCTGTTAATTGTTGCTCATTGCAACAAGAGTACATTATCCCAGCCGATGTTCCGTATCCTAACTACAACAGACAAGCCGCCAACTTAACAAAAGCAAAAAAGACTAACCCCGAACTCAAAAGAGTAAATGCTCAAGTGTTGCAACAAGTCCTTAAAACTTTAGAGAGAGCATTTAACAACATGAAAAATATGGGGTACGGTTTTCCTCGCTTTAAAAATAAGTATCGGATGCGGTCATTTGTATTTCCTCAGTTTAAGAGTAATCCCATCTCTAACGAGTACATAAAACTCCCACAAATTGGATTAGTTCAGATGAGATTATCTCGTCCCATTCCAGAAGGATTTAAACTGAAACAAGTACGGGTCGTTAGACGAGCAAGCGGGTATTTTGCCATGTTATCTCTGCAAAGTCCTGTCAGCATTCCGGATACTCCGGCTTCTGGACATCCATTAGGGATTGATGTCGGTTTGGATAAGTTCTTAGCAACTTCTGATGGTGAGTTAATTGAACGTCCTAAATTTTTAACGAAACTACACGGCGAGTTGAGATTACTGCAACGTAGATTAAAGTTAAAAGTTAAAGGTTCAGCGAATCGACATAAACTCAATCAAAAGATTGCAAGAGTTCATCAAAAAATATCAGATACCCGAAAAGACTTTCACTTTAAACTGGCTCATCATTTATGCGACCAAGCTGGCATGATATTTGTAGAAGACCTAGATTTTAGAACTTGGGCAAAAGGAATGTTGGGTAAGCATACCTTAGATGCTGGGTTCGGTCAGTTCTTTAATATCTTGGCTTGGGTGTGCTGGAAACGAGGGGTATATTTTGGCAAGGTTGACTACCGATATACCAGTCAAATTTGTCCAAATTGTGGAGCCCATACAGGTAAAAAAGACTTGTCTTTGCGTCTTCACAAATGCCTTGAATGTGGTTATGAAGCACATAGAGATGTTGCTGCAGCAAAGGTGATTTGTACTCGAGGTGTCACTGGTGTATGTGCGGTCGGGCAGATCGTGGATCAAATTGACTGTGGAGATGGTCTGACAGGGGCTAGTAATGGTCTAGTCAAGAATCTAAGAAACAGTAAACCTAAATCGTGA
- a CDS encoding TauD/TfdA family dioxygenase produces MVTLVQQLKSAFRIQSVTTVNNGVQITWKDGHESFYHNLWLRDTCHCPKCFQPDTLSLNSGEGEGHDPLKMPLNPITETVKIDREGNLDIIWGGEEPGHHSVYDPSWLRVHCQKEPALKQRRKPQLWDSSLSIPYFDYQEVMRDDETLLHWLDKMLDVGMVIIDSFPKTREAFQALVERVGPIQQRYHPTDIYTLDTANQLAGNIHHSYKYLHRLDNHTDHVSYNVPPRLQFLGCIEYENPDNDRQGYSTLVDGFKIAEVLRTQQPKYFELLTQEYIPTGRRRLGVEEKVSDKEKGTKKYQWEIYYRQHVINLDKNGEVYQIRHNKNDRVPLEVSPDKIQDLYAAYQAFTALAESPEYNAEFLIAPGQVLVNDNWRLLHGRTGIRNPQLRRVLLGAYMKPETFRSRRRLLLGKKSGMPDMWLMGCSDRALEILAERMSD; encoded by the coding sequence ATGGTCACATTAGTTCAGCAACTCAAATCGGCTTTTCGCATCCAATCGGTTACCACCGTCAATAACGGGGTGCAAATTACTTGGAAAGATGGTCACGAAAGCTTTTATCACAACCTCTGGCTGCGCGACACTTGCCACTGTCCCAAATGTTTTCAACCAGACACATTAAGCCTCAACAGTGGAGAAGGAGAAGGACACGACCCCCTGAAAATGCCACTAAATCCGATAACTGAAACGGTCAAAATAGACCGCGAAGGAAATTTAGATATCATTTGGGGCGGTGAAGAACCCGGACATCATAGCGTCTACGATCCATCTTGGCTGCGAGTTCACTGTCAAAAAGAGCCCGCTCTCAAACAGCGACGAAAACCCCAACTGTGGGACTCATCGCTGTCCATCCCATACTTCGATTACCAGGAAGTGATGAGGGACGATGAAACGCTACTGCATTGGTTGGATAAAATGCTGGATGTGGGAATGGTAATTATTGACAGCTTTCCCAAAACGAGAGAAGCATTTCAGGCATTAGTAGAGCGCGTCGGACCGATTCAGCAACGATATCACCCTACCGACATCTATACTTTAGACACAGCCAACCAACTAGCAGGAAATATCCACCACTCCTATAAGTACTTGCATCGGCTGGACAATCATACCGATCACGTCTCCTACAACGTTCCTCCCAGACTTCAATTTCTCGGATGTATTGAATACGAAAATCCTGACAATGACAGACAAGGATATTCCACTCTGGTAGATGGTTTCAAAATTGCTGAAGTTCTGAGGACTCAGCAGCCAAAATATTTCGAGCTACTCACCCAAGAGTATATACCAACAGGTCGCAGACGACTGGGTGTAGAGGAAAAAGTATCTGACAAGGAAAAAGGCACCAAAAAATACCAATGGGAAATCTATTATCGCCAGCACGTCATTAATTTGGATAAAAATGGCGAAGTTTACCAGATTCGTCACAATAAAAACGACCGCGTACCCCTTGAGGTTTCCCCGGATAAAATTCAAGACTTGTATGCCGCCTACCAAGCATTTACAGCATTAGCTGAATCTCCAGAGTATAACGCCGAATTTCTTATAGCTCCCGGACAGGTATTGGTAAATGATAACTGGCGACTGCTCCACGGACGGACGGGTATTCGGAATCCCCAACTGCGACGAGTTTTACTGGGAGCGTATATGAAGCCGGAAACATTCCGCAGCCGACGGCGACTGTTGCTCGGGAAAAAAAGTGGAATGCCGGATATGTGGTTAATGGGATGTTCGGACCGCGCTTTAGAAATTCTGGCAGAGCGCATGAGCGATTGA
- a CDS encoding condensation domain-containing protein, with translation MNLQERIESLEARNYTPSDFPLAQLSQTELDSLLTLINYRNLESIYPLSPMQEGMLFESFYAPESGVYVEQLLLKISPLQVDIWEQAWQQVVQRHSVLRTFIIWEHRQQPLQVVLKQVDWSWQHQDWRELSVTEQQQQLEALLVTDRQQRFALNHPPLMRWYLIRLENESYQLVWSFHHILLDGRSLQVIFQEVLSLYQSSCQGQSCTLAPVTPYRDYIGWLQQQQPSQTEVFWRENLQGFTAPTPLVVDRTPSQPGLTQSPLNPPASNPSLGDFDIIPPPGALSVGELNSPRVAPQNWGVRGAKPTKLRKSYQQQQPSSYQELECYVEASVTAALQSLVKQHHLTLSTLVQAAWALLLSRYSGESEVMFGVTVFGRQANFPGVETMVGLLMNTLPLRVKVPTEAQLIPWLVVL, from the coding sequence GTGAACTTACAAGAGCGAATAGAATCTCTAGAAGCTAGAAACTATACTCCTTCCGACTTTCCTCTTGCCCAGTTGAGTCAAACCGAACTCGACAGTTTACTCACATTAATTAACTATAGGAATTTAGAATCAATCTACCCCTTGTCGCCGATGCAAGAAGGGATGCTGTTTGAGAGTTTCTATGCTCCGGAATCAGGGGTCTATGTAGAGCAATTGCTGTTGAAAATTAGTCCCTTGCAAGTTGATATCTGGGAGCAGGCTTGGCAACAAGTAGTGCAGCGGCACTCAGTTCTACGTACCTTCATTATTTGGGAGCATCGGCAACAACCCCTACAAGTGGTACTCAAACAGGTAGATTGGTCTTGGCAGCATCAAGATTGGCGAGAGTTATCAGTAACGGAGCAACAACAGCAGTTAGAAGCCTTGTTGGTAACGGACCGCCAACAACGTTTTGCCCTCAATCACCCTCCTCTGATGCGGTGGTATCTAATTCGGCTAGAGAATGAAAGCTACCAATTGGTCTGGAGTTTCCACCATATCCTGCTAGATGGTCGGAGTCTACAAGTCATCTTCCAAGAAGTATTGAGCTTATATCAATCCTCTTGCCAAGGTCAAAGCTGTACTCTGGCACCGGTAACTCCCTACCGAGACTACATTGGTTGGCTACAGCAGCAACAGCCATCTCAAACTGAGGTATTTTGGCGGGAAAATCTACAAGGATTTACAGCCCCCACTCCTCTGGTAGTAGACCGAACTCCCTCTCAACCAGGACTTACGCAAAGCCCCCTAAATCCCCCAGCGAGCAATCCCTCGCTGGGGGACTTTGACATCATTCCCCCTCCCGGTGCGCTTTCCGTAGGCGAATTAAATTCGCCACGGGTCGCACCGCAAAATTGGGGGGTTAGGGGGGCAAAACCAACTAAACTTCGTAAGTCCTATCAACAGCAGCAGCCATCTAGCTACCAAGAGCTGGAGTGCTATGTAGAAGCCTCAGTAACAGCAGCCCTCCAATCCTTAGTCAAGCAGCATCACCTCACCCTCTCAACTCTGGTGCAAGCTGCTTGGGCTTTACTGCTATCTCGCTATAGTGGGGAATCAGAGGTAATGTTTGGGGTGACGGTTTTTGGTCGTCAGGCTAATTTCCCAGGAGTAGAAACTATGGTGGGGCTGTTGATGAATACCTTACCATTGCGGGTGAAAGTGCCAACAGAAGCTCAACTAATCCCTTGGCTAGTGGTACTTTAG
- a CDS encoding 2OG-Fe(II) oxygenase family protein, which translates to MELPTINAVDRVTREEINTLVNLGCCYVRILETEIFEHFQIIKREALTFFRQGEIQKQQWFAHGKFEGYIDRSFDDIHSVQQFLFRLNNPSDPFKECRNSVFKISTYCEERIILVLLKEIFSHFGIEQYFEEVVSDSDLSSSFSIAYYPAKVNTKKKSNSGMKAHKDYDLMTVILMDKPGLEVFWNEQWYDVNPQPGYGVLFLSETLEKMLGGRINSSIHRVRIPDEERISIGVFKGPNTNIPIQDYIHDQILFDSHEQCLEHYRQLFRGE; encoded by the coding sequence ATGGAACTACCAACTATCAATGCTGTAGATAGGGTGACGCGAGAAGAAATAAACACCCTTGTTAATCTGGGTTGCTGCTATGTCAGAATACTAGAAACAGAAATTTTTGAACATTTTCAAATTATAAAAAGAGAGGCTTTAACTTTTTTCAGGCAGGGCGAAATCCAAAAACAACAATGGTTTGCCCATGGAAAATTTGAAGGTTATATCGACCGTTCATTTGATGACATACATTCGGTTCAACAGTTTTTATTTAGGTTGAATAATCCCAGTGACCCCTTTAAAGAGTGTCGCAATTCCGTTTTCAAAATATCAACTTATTGTGAAGAGCGTATTATTCTAGTTCTGTTAAAAGAGATATTTAGTCACTTTGGTATTGAACAGTATTTCGAGGAAGTCGTGAGTGATAGTGATCTCTCTTCATCATTCTCAATTGCCTATTATCCGGCTAAGGTAAATACAAAGAAGAAAAGCAATAGTGGAATGAAAGCTCATAAAGACTATGATTTGATGACTGTAATTTTGATGGACAAGCCAGGATTAGAAGTATTTTGGAATGAGCAATGGTATGACGTTAATCCCCAACCAGGGTATGGGGTGCTATTTCTGTCTGAAACCTTAGAAAAAATGCTAGGCGGAAGGATAAACTCAAGTATACATCGAGTTCGCATACCAGATGAGGAACGTATTTCTATAGGTGTTTTTAAAGGGCCAAATACTAATATTCCTATTCAAGATTACATCCATGATCAAATCCTGTTTGATTCACATGAGCAGTGTTTAGAACATTATCGCCAGTTATTCCGGGGGGAGTGA
- the lepB gene encoding signal peptidase I yields MLESTQVPNQEELVAFIRKRMIALEVESIRTVKVYGCQLGKNSPDWRETIQLVLHQTNFDDSKAGELLSRGTEEQIETNESDDHNQIGGVPESPGASNPVPISSSDNTTSNDVPIEDRIVQQSKSAINAKSYRYNNAKKSRKNLINDSSLSGKEPWLAVILSNFVPGIGQIYSGKIIRGLWIISIINVLLYLGLILILTPKVKLIIGFLCWLAIMPVWLWNLFDAHQCAIKANSASFEKFRKRDKDPWLAVFLSGVIPGLPGLGHLYIKKVGLGILFFIICIVSGIFPLAPLIVSAFVAYHAYSASPVRRERTKNFIVTISLLLMIFGICEVGLEFCVKAYVAEARYIPAGGMLPTLQINDRLIIEKLSYRFKDPERGDIIVFNPTDTLKKHNLTDPFIKRVVGLPGDKVELKDGKVYINDQPLAEDYIADGQPTVMNACKSVPQPYLCKPVTLPPNSYLVLGDNRENSYDSRHWGVVPRDNIIGKAFIIYWPRDRSGIAL; encoded by the coding sequence TTGCTAGAGTCAACTCAAGTACCAAATCAAGAAGAATTAGTAGCTTTCATTCGTAAAAGAATGATCGCTTTGGAAGTTGAATCGATTAGAACCGTCAAGGTTTATGGATGTCAGTTGGGTAAAAACTCCCCAGATTGGCGTGAAACAATCCAGTTAGTACTCCACCAAACAAATTTTGATGACTCCAAAGCAGGAGAGCTATTGAGCAGGGGGACTGAAGAGCAGATCGAAACGAACGAAAGTGACGATCACAATCAAATTGGTGGAGTACCAGAGAGCCCTGGTGCTTCCAACCCGGTACCGATATCGTCGTCGGATAATACCACTTCAAATGATGTACCTATAGAAGACAGAATAGTTCAACAGTCCAAGAGTGCTATCAATGCTAAAAGTTATAGGTATAATAATGCTAAGAAAAGTCGAAAAAATCTGATTAATGACTCGTCATTATCTGGTAAAGAACCTTGGTTAGCTGTAATTTTATCAAACTTTGTTCCTGGTATCGGGCAGATATACTCAGGTAAAATTATTAGAGGATTGTGGATAATATCTATTATAAATGTACTGTTGTACTTGGGATTAATTCTGATCTTAACTCCTAAAGTTAAATTGATAATCGGCTTCCTCTGCTGGTTAGCTATTATGCCGGTCTGGTTATGGAATCTCTTTGATGCTCATCAATGTGCCATAAAAGCGAATAGTGCAAGCTTTGAAAAATTTAGAAAAAGAGACAAAGACCCCTGGCTGGCTGTATTTTTATCAGGAGTAATACCTGGTTTGCCTGGTTTGGGTCATTTATACATTAAGAAAGTTGGGCTGGGTATTTTATTCTTTATTATTTGTATAGTTTCAGGAATTTTTCCCTTAGCTCCACTGATTGTTTCCGCTTTTGTTGCTTATCATGCTTACTCGGCTTCACCAGTTCGTAGAGAAAGAACGAAAAATTTTATAGTAACTATTTCTTTACTCCTAATGATTTTTGGTATTTGTGAGGTTGGTTTGGAGTTTTGTGTGAAAGCATATGTTGCAGAAGCTCGCTACATACCTGCTGGTGGGATGTTACCTACGCTCCAAATTAATGACCGCCTGATTATTGAAAAGTTAAGTTATCGCTTCAAAGATCCAGAGAGAGGAGATATCATAGTATTTAACCCTACTGATACTCTCAAAAAGCACAACTTGACGGACCCATTTATTAAACGTGTAGTTGGTTTACCAGGTGACAAGGTAGAACTTAAAGACGGAAAGGTCTACATTAATGATCAACCATTAGCAGAAGACTATATTGCTGACGGTCAACCAACAGTCATGAATGCTTGTAAATCTGTACCGCAACCCTATTTGTGTAAACCGGTGACACTGCCACCTAACTCCTATCTGGTACTAGGTGATAACCGGGAAAACAGCTACGATAGCCGCCATTGGGGGGTTGTTCCCAGAGACAACATTATTGGTAAAGCATTCATAATCTACTGGCCTCGCGATCGCAGCGGTATAGCCTTGTGA
- a CDS encoding transposase, whose product MIILEFKAKGKESQYSAIDGAIRTVKFIRNSCIRLWLDNKGTGKSDLSRYSKILAKEFPFANELNSTARQAASERAWSSIVRFYDNCQKKVPGKKGFPKFQKRARSVEYKKSGWKLSPDKKSITFTDKKGIGKLKLKGTWDLWRFDKNQINRVRIVKRADGYYVQFCVAVNVKEEIAHTGEMIGLDVGLKDFYTDSNGYSEPNPRFYRKGERRAIFYQRRVSRKKKGSSNRRKAVNKLGRQHLKISRQREEHAKRLARCVIRSNDLVAYEDLRVKNLVKNHCLAKSINDTGWYQFRKWLEHFGTKFGRITVAVNPAYTSQNCSECGETVKKSLSTRTHVCECGCELDRDHNAAINIRNRAISTTGHVGTWIINPNASGDLTSTVLGSGQVQQVGSLSEESPRL is encoded by the coding sequence ATGATCATTCTAGAGTTTAAAGCTAAAGGCAAAGAGTCCCAATATTCAGCCATAGATGGAGCTATTCGGACAGTTAAGTTTATCCGAAATAGCTGCATCCGTCTATGGTTGGACAATAAAGGGACAGGGAAAAGTGACCTTAGCCGGTACTCCAAAATACTGGCCAAGGAATTCCCTTTTGCTAATGAATTAAACTCTACCGCCCGTCAGGCTGCGTCTGAGAGGGCATGGTCGTCGATTGTTCGCTTCTACGATAATTGCCAGAAAAAAGTTCCAGGCAAAAAAGGTTTTCCTAAGTTTCAGAAACGCGCTCGTTCTGTCGAATACAAGAAGTCAGGATGGAAGTTGTCCCCTGACAAAAAGTCGATAACGTTCACGGATAAGAAAGGAATTGGAAAACTTAAACTCAAGGGCACCTGGGACTTGTGGCGCTTCGATAAAAATCAGATAAACCGGGTTCGGATAGTCAAACGAGCTGACGGGTACTATGTTCAATTTTGCGTTGCAGTTAACGTAAAAGAGGAGATAGCACACACGGGCGAGATGATAGGGCTGGATGTAGGACTTAAAGATTTCTATACAGACTCCAATGGCTATTCTGAACCCAATCCCCGTTTTTATAGAAAAGGGGAGAGGCGCGCTATATTTTATCAACGCCGGGTTTCCCGGAAAAAGAAAGGCTCATCCAATCGTAGGAAAGCGGTTAATAAATTAGGCAGACAGCACCTTAAAATAAGTAGGCAGCGTGAAGAACATGCCAAGAGACTGGCACGTTGCGTAATCCGGTCTAACGACCTGGTCGCCTACGAAGATTTAAGAGTTAAGAATCTGGTCAAAAATCACTGTCTTGCCAAATCTATTAATGACACAGGTTGGTATCAATTTAGGAAATGGTTGGAGCATTTTGGGACTAAGTTTGGAAGGATAACTGTTGCAGTAAATCCTGCATATACTAGCCAGAACTGCTCCGAGTGCGGTGAAACGGTCAAAAAATCTTTATCTACTAGGACTCATGTCTGTGAATGTGGGTGTGAACTAGATAGGGATCACAATGCCGCCATCAACATCCGAAATCGAGCCATAAGTACGACGGGGCACGTCGGAACTTGGATTATTAATCCGAACGCTTCAGGAGATCTGACCTCTACTGTTCTTGGTTCCGGCCAGGTTCAGCAAGTTGGGTCGTTGAGCGAAGAATCCCCGCGTCTTTAG